A section of the Spirosoma pollinicola genome encodes:
- a CDS encoding BlaI/MecI/CopY family transcriptional regulator, whose product MEKLTAKEEEVMQVVWKMEQGYVKDMVPQFTNPPLHYNTVSTIVRNLEEKGYIGHKAYGNTHEYYPIITKEAYQNRFVLTKVVDEYFDNSYKNLVSYFAKNEKISADELREILAMIEKK is encoded by the coding sequence ATGGAAAAGTTAACAGCAAAAGAAGAAGAAGTGATGCAGGTAGTCTGGAAAATGGAGCAGGGCTATGTGAAAGACATGGTACCCCAGTTTACAAATCCTCCCTTGCACTATAATACGGTTTCGACTATTGTTCGCAACCTCGAAGAAAAGGGCTACATAGGTCATAAGGCATATGGCAATACGCACGAATACTACCCGATTATAACAAAGGAAGCGTATCAGAATCGGTTTGTGCTGACGAAAGTAGTCGACGAATATTTTGATAACTCCTACAAGAATCTGGTTAGCTACTTTGCTAAGAATGAGAAAATTTCGGCCGATGAGCTGCGGGAAATCCTGGCTATGATCGAGAAGAAATAA